Proteins from a single region of Armatimonadota bacterium:
- a CDS encoding glucoamylase family protein, translated as MRSKRLPLAFLAITMVCGHAVASGPRDPFLDEVQHRAFLFFWRETDPVTGVTKDRANAFKPDTYDIGSIAATGFALAALPIGVERHWISREEGHNRAMLTLEFFEKRAPRIHGVFPHFLKFGTGERAWECEYSTIDTTLLLAGAITAGQYFGGDVKAASARLYNDVDWKYWSPRGFVCMGSRPQDAEFLGSDYNGYSEALLLYVVAIGSPTHPVPAGLWDKLGRWVARYRQYSTIAGSSLFVNQYQNLFVDFRGKSDGHADYWEVAKTNTLANRQFCIDQAPMFPGYGPDVWGLTAGDGPGGYDAFSAEPGGANHDGTINPHAAGGSFMFTPAESRRALRTMLDKYRDHIWGRYGFSDGFNVGKGWWASDVVGIDTGATLLSIENQRTGLVQRLFMKNPAARTAMRRIGFKPVFKGPAPSIKIAEAAMLEPGVSLKTAFRLPAKPRAWLRSDLILYGGVVEERSVRISLNGRPIGSASAPKGVAYAAALRIPEASLRWGKANTVTVTLEPSPKGSATYGPILIGPKDAIDAQPLVVRLAPATP; from the coding sequence ATGAGAAGTAAACGTTTACCACTCGCGTTCCTCGCCATCACGATGGTATGCGGCCACGCGGTGGCCTCCGGTCCCCGCGATCCATTCCTCGATGAGGTGCAGCACCGCGCGTTCCTCTTCTTCTGGAGAGAAACCGATCCGGTTACCGGGGTGACGAAGGACCGGGCAAACGCTTTCAAGCCGGACACCTACGACATCGGGAGCATCGCCGCCACCGGCTTTGCCCTTGCAGCGCTTCCCATCGGCGTGGAGCGTCACTGGATTTCCCGCGAGGAAGGCCATAACCGCGCGATGCTGACCTTGGAGTTCTTCGAAAAGCGCGCCCCTCGGATACACGGTGTGTTTCCCCATTTCCTGAAGTTCGGCACCGGCGAGCGGGCTTGGGAGTGCGAGTATTCCACGATAGACACCACGCTTCTTCTGGCAGGCGCGATCACAGCGGGGCAGTATTTCGGCGGCGACGTAAAGGCGGCGTCCGCACGGCTCTATAACGACGTTGACTGGAAATACTGGTCGCCGCGCGGGTTTGTCTGCATGGGCTCTCGCCCCCAGGATGCCGAGTTTCTCGGGAGCGACTACAACGGCTACAGCGAGGCGCTGCTCTTGTACGTGGTGGCCATCGGGTCACCGACCCACCCGGTTCCCGCGGGCCTCTGGGACAAACTCGGACGATGGGTCGCGCGCTACCGGCAGTATTCCACCATCGCGGGCTCGTCGCTCTTCGTAAACCAGTACCAGAACCTGTTCGTGGACTTCCGGGGAAAAAGCGACGGGCACGCGGACTATTGGGAGGTTGCCAAAACCAACACGCTCGCCAACCGCCAATTTTGCATCGACCAGGCGCCGATGTTCCCGGGTTACGGCCCGGACGTCTGGGGTCTGACGGCGGGGGACGGGCCTGGCGGCTACGATGCCTTTTCGGCCGAGCCCGGTGGTGCCAATCACGACGGCACCATCAACCCACACGCCGCCGGCGGTTCCTTCATGTTCACGCCTGCGGAATCCCGCCGAGCGTTGCGGACGATGCTCGATAAGTACCGGGACCACATCTGGGGGCGTTATGGCTTCTCGGACGGCTTCAACGTTGGCAAGGGGTGGTGGGCCAGCGACGTCGTGGGAATCGACACCGGCGCGACACTGCTTTCGATTGAGAACCAACGGACCGGCCTGGTGCAGCGTCTCTTCATGAAGAACCCGGCCGCCCGAACCGCCATGCGGAGGATCGGGTTCAAGCCGGTGTTCAAAGGACCGGCGCCCTCAATCAAGATCGCGGAGGCCGCGATGCTGGAACCGGGTGTATCGCTGAAAACGGCATTCCGGCTGCCGGCGAAACCCCGTGCGTGGCTGCGGAGCGATCTCATTCTTTATGGAGGTGTCGTCGAGGAGCGAAGCGTGCGCATCAGTCTGAACGGCAGACCGATCGGCTCGGCAAGCGCGCCAAAGGGGGTTGCGTACGCCGCCGCATTGCGCATCCCTGAGGCCAGCCTTCGCTGGGGGAAGGCAAACACGGTCACCGTAACGCTGGAGCCCTCGCCGAAGGGCAGCGCCACCTATGGTCCGATTCTGATCGGCCCCAAAGATGCCATCGACGCGCAACCGCTGGTTGTACGGCTGGCGCCTGCTACCCCTTAA
- a CDS encoding glucoamylase family protein, whose protein sequence is MRHNLALLVAVAMAGVSRAGAQNIVLHPYVWKDVPGSTFTASVSPTAVMMSDENVVAASGYANRHDWRVSTDGVTDRTFGPADYFDISADVTLTGTPISPRKEAGLRINSPCGDSLLMVNTDAHEVVAFGGAFPTYDFRAHGAPNYNSGDTIHLRVQYLQQSGVNGFVLTAGTVVSPFLPAANAGKAVCAGSTLGGYLQVQRAATSPNSGSTVYTGIAFSSGTVAPPVITDEVLLDRTEAQACLYASSQLVTTPAVPGFPNGRAMLVDSTVSGNVCSNAATGFGLVCLAIEARRYGTSAEWTVTPAEARAKANAILDTILELQAGVQQWSGIPYHWTHPDATGAFVRDGTSEVSTTDGAYMVAGALAAGQAFGAEVRTKALQIAANVHWSAYLINSNGVPRISMAWQPASGNGYSIPAGNGFLTTGTWDRVTDEILTITTLAMGNEPHNTGLLSALYSWPRTKRSYVGGNGTTYSLVPSYFGSMFTYTQIHGLLPLYLLGADHPTDTGASVPALDWWANAVTAAQASRQFSADHALGQAPADGYATHAAFGPNSWGLTAAANPSAPYDYKGLLGALPREANGGAPEPEGIIAPYGALTAMPLMRTSPTEAPADNASFAALRHYYNTQFSTLWGPYGPQEAFDDSGAVANLYIGIDAPLEGINIEAYRSGVTYGWFASSPPVADGIAVIFHKGLAPGDLDLDGAVTVADAATALKIASGLGSASPAQGYNGDLNGDGRVTLEDAVAIAVKAVKG, encoded by the coding sequence ATGCGGCATAATCTGGCGCTGTTGGTGGCCGTGGCCATGGCCGGCGTCTCCCGCGCGGGCGCCCAAAACATCGTGCTCCATCCTTATGTCTGGAAGGACGTTCCTGGTTCCACTTTCACGGCGTCTGTATCCCCGACCGCGGTAATGATGAGCGACGAAAATGTGGTCGCGGCTTCCGGATATGCCAACCGCCACGATTGGCGCGTTTCGACCGATGGCGTAACGGACCGGACGTTCGGTCCTGCAGACTACTTCGATATCTCCGCGGACGTTACCCTGACCGGAACGCCGATCAGTCCGCGAAAAGAAGCCGGACTGCGCATCAACAGCCCGTGCGGTGACAGCCTGCTCATGGTAAATACGGATGCCCATGAGGTCGTGGCGTTCGGCGGCGCTTTCCCGACTTACGATTTCCGCGCGCACGGGGCGCCCAACTATAACTCCGGCGACACGATCCACCTGCGGGTCCAGTATCTCCAGCAGTCCGGCGTAAACGGGTTCGTCCTGACGGCCGGCACCGTGGTCAGCCCTTTCCTCCCCGCGGCGAACGCCGGGAAAGCCGTATGCGCCGGCTCAACTCTGGGCGGTTATCTGCAGGTGCAGCGCGCGGCCACTAGCCCGAATTCCGGATCCACAGTCTATACCGGCATCGCGTTCAGTTCGGGCACGGTCGCCCCGCCGGTGATAACCGATGAGGTACTACTTGACCGAACCGAGGCTCAAGCCTGTCTTTACGCGAGCTCCCAGCTTGTGACCACTCCGGCGGTTCCGGGATTCCCCAATGGCCGGGCCATGCTCGTCGATTCCACCGTGAGCGGTAATGTGTGCAGCAACGCGGCGACGGGGTTCGGCCTGGTCTGCCTGGCGATCGAGGCCAGACGCTACGGCACATCGGCTGAATGGACCGTCACGCCGGCGGAGGCGAGGGCCAAAGCGAATGCCATTTTGGACACGATTCTGGAATTGCAGGCCGGGGTCCAACAGTGGAGTGGTATCCCCTACCATTGGACCCACCCGGACGCGACAGGCGCGTTCGTGCGCGACGGAACGAGCGAGGTTTCCACCACGGACGGAGCCTACATGGTCGCGGGTGCTCTGGCGGCCGGACAGGCCTTTGGCGCGGAAGTGCGAACGAAGGCCCTCCAGATTGCCGCGAACGTGCATTGGAGCGCATACCTCATCAATTCGAACGGCGTGCCGCGGATCAGCATGGCCTGGCAGCCCGCGTCCGGAAACGGATATTCGATCCCCGCGGGCAATGGATTCCTTACGACCGGAACCTGGGACCGTGTAACGGATGAAATACTGACAATCACCACCCTGGCGATGGGCAACGAGCCGCACAACACCGGTCTCCTGAGCGCGCTTTACTCGTGGCCCCGCACGAAGCGCTCCTATGTCGGCGGAAACGGCACCACCTATTCACTCGTTCCGTCCTACTTCGGCAGCATGTTCACCTACACGCAGATCCATGGGTTGCTGCCTCTTTATCTGCTGGGCGCCGACCATCCGACCGACACAGGAGCGTCGGTCCCGGCCCTCGACTGGTGGGCCAACGCCGTCACCGCAGCCCAGGCGAGCCGGCAATTCAGTGCGGATCATGCGCTCGGCCAGGCGCCTGCGGACGGTTACGCCACCCACGCCGCATTCGGCCCTAATTCGTGGGGCCTCACCGCGGCCGCCAACCCCTCTGCACCGTACGACTACAAGGGTTTGCTGGGCGCTCTGCCCCGCGAGGCGAACGGCGGCGCGCCGGAACCGGAAGGGATCATCGCGCCCTACGGCGCCCTCACCGCGATGCCGCTGATGCGCACATCGCCGACGGAAGCGCCGGCCGACAACGCGTCCTTCGCCGCGCTCCGCCATTACTACAACACCCAGTTCAGCACGCTCTGGGGGCCGTATGGGCCGCAGGAGGCGTTCGATGACTCCGGCGCCGTTGCCAACCTTTATATCGGCATCGACGCGCCGCTTGAGGGAATCAATATCGAAGCCTACCGCTCCGGCGTCACCTATGGATGGTTCGCCTCAAGTCCTCCGGTGGCCGATGGGATCGCCGTGATCTTCCACAAAGGGCTCGCGCCCGGCGACCTTGACCTGGACGGTGCGGTGACAGTTGCGGATGCGGCGACGGCGTTGAAAATCGCCTCCGGGCTTGGCTCCGCAAGCCCGGCGCAGGGGTACAATGGCGACCTGAACGGCGATGGCCGTGTGACGCTTGAAGACGCAGTGGCGATCGCCGTGAAAGCCGTTAAGGGGTAG
- a CDS encoding PEP-CTERM sorting domain-containing protein (PEP-CTERM proteins occur, often in large numbers, in the proteomes of bacteria that also encode an exosortase, a predicted intramembrane cysteine proteinase. The presence of a PEP-CTERM domain at a protein's C-terminus predicts cleavage within the sorting domain, followed by covalent anchoring to some some component of the (usually Gram-negative) cell surface. Many PEP-CTERM proteins exhibit an unusual sequence composition that includes large numbers of potential glycosylation sites. Expression of one such protein has been shown restore the ability of a bacterium to form floc, a type of biofilm.) has translation MRNCARLMPALALVALLATTARATIVAHPRVYNDVPTSMLTFTTGPDFAIIDDQEVSAPTGFANRHDAAISDGPTGEVFNNSDYWTLSADVTLTALGAISPRKEAGLRVNNSVGGDFLFIVNSDGHEVVSFGGPGPFYNFRDHGVPNYNSGDTINMLINYCQDPGGSIDPGTGRIRNGVILAAGGVFSPFLPMFNLENGFLDNSQIAMYGQVVNDPTNPKNGIDAAFRNVRFIRTDGSAIPEPGSLALLASGLLPLLGLRRRK, from the coding sequence ATGCGAAACTGTGCTAGACTGATGCCCGCGCTGGCGCTGGTAGCTTTGCTGGCCACGACGGCTCGGGCAACCATCGTGGCCCACCCGCGCGTGTACAACGACGTTCCGACGTCCATGCTCACCTTCACGACCGGCCCTGACTTCGCGATCATTGACGATCAGGAAGTGAGTGCACCCACCGGGTTCGCCAATCGCCATGATGCTGCCATTTCCGATGGACCGACCGGCGAAGTCTTCAACAACTCGGACTACTGGACCCTGTCCGCTGACGTTACTCTGACCGCTCTCGGCGCCATTTCGCCTCGCAAGGAAGCCGGACTGAGGGTCAACAACTCAGTTGGCGGCGACTTCCTGTTCATCGTCAATTCCGATGGGCATGAAGTGGTATCGTTCGGCGGGCCCGGCCCGTTCTACAATTTCCGGGATCACGGCGTGCCGAACTACAACTCCGGCGATACCATCAACATGCTGATCAACTATTGCCAGGACCCCGGCGGAAGCATCGATCCGGGCACCGGCAGGATTCGCAACGGCGTGATACTGGCAGCCGGCGGCGTGTTCAGCCCGTTCCTCCCGATGTTCAACCTCGAGAACGGCTTCCTGGATAACTCGCAGATCGCGATGTACGGCCAGGTCGTTAACGATCCGACCAACCCGAAGAACGGCATCGACGCCGCCTTCCGCAACGTTCGCTTCATCCGCACAGACGGGTCCGCTATCCCCGAACCCGGCAGCCTGGCGCTGCTGGCCAGCGGCCTGCTCCCGCTGCTTGGCCTTCGCCGCCGAAAGTAA
- the nifJ gene encoding pyruvate:ferredoxin (flavodoxin) oxidoreductase — MKVKQAVMDGNEAAVYVAYKTNEVIAIYPITPSSPMGESADEWSSKGMQNIFGAVPFVQQMQSEGGAAGAVHGALQTGSLTTTFTSSQGLLLMIPNMYKIAGELTSTVFHIAARSLATSALSIFGDHSDVMSVRSTGWGMLFGNSVQEAMDMSMIAQAATLEARIPFLNVFDGFRTSHEVQKIDVIPDETIKAMIDPDLVRAHRARGLSPDRPVMRGTAQNPDVYFQAREAVNPFYAAAPGIVQKTMDKFAKLTGRQYNLFDYVGAPDAENVIVMMGSGCETVEEAVTALTAKGQKIGLIKVRLYRPFPGDAFLAALPKTVKRLAVMDRTKEPGGTGEPLYQDVITAISEGMVSGKAPFTAFPGVFGGRYGLSSKEFTPAMAKGIYDELAKPEPKNHFTVGIVDDVSNTSIDYDPSFTTEPDDVVRAMFYGLGADGTVGANKNTIKIIGEETPFYAQGYFVYDSKKSGSVTVSHLRFGPRPIKSTYLIDKAQFIGIHQFEFLEKFDLLDRAADGAVVLLNSPYAADQVWGELPYSVRKTIVDKKIKLYVIDGYEVAKATGMGGRINTIMQTCFFAVSGVLPKDEAIAQIKKAIQKSYSKRGEAVVQKNFAAVDAALSHLHQVEIPATAGEARVDEAVVGQVNLSPDAPEFIRKVTSEMIAGRGDFLPVSAMPTDGTFPVGTTKYEKRNIALEVPVWEEDLCIQCGKCVMICPHACIRAKVAEESDLENAPASFKTVPAKWKELPDRQFALQVSVEDCTGCTLCVEICPAKDKQNPARKSLNMAAQRPIREREIKNWEFFLSLPDEVPEQSIRFNNAKNIQLLQPLFEFSGACAGCGETPYLKLLSQLFGDRAVIANATGCSSIYGGNLPTTPWTTNKEGRGPAWSNSLFEDNAEFGMGMALTMGQQTRYAQQLAQDLRDSYGFDLWYEIAHADQTDDIGLHAQRCRVEELKTRLQGKEDLPGVKDLLSLADMLVKKSVWIIGGDGWAYDIGYGGLDHVLYSGHDVNVLVLDTEVYSNTGGQASKATPRGSVAKFASGGRQSAKKDLGRMAMAYGSVYVAQIAIGANDTQAIKAMIEAESYPGSSLVIAYGHCIAHGMDMSTGLKHQKMAVDTGYWPLYRYNPRLADEGKNPFQLDCRKPSLPLEEYLYTESRYKSLKDKDPEAAAELLVLAKEDIAKRWETYEYMAAEAGHVKKEEPVAA; from the coding sequence ATGAAAGTTAAGCAGGCTGTTATGGACGGCAACGAAGCCGCCGTCTACGTCGCCTACAAGACCAACGAGGTGATCGCGATTTACCCGATCACCCCGTCATCGCCGATGGGCGAAAGCGCGGACGAGTGGTCGTCCAAGGGAATGCAGAACATCTTCGGCGCCGTGCCGTTCGTTCAGCAGATGCAATCCGAAGGCGGCGCGGCCGGAGCCGTCCACGGCGCCCTCCAGACGGGATCGCTCACCACCACGTTCACATCCAGCCAGGGCCTCCTGCTGATGATCCCGAACATGTACAAGATCGCCGGGGAGCTCACCAGCACCGTCTTCCACATCGCAGCCCGCTCGCTGGCCACCTCCGCGCTCTCCATCTTCGGTGACCACAGCGATGTGATGTCCGTACGCTCCACCGGCTGGGGCATGCTGTTCGGCAACTCCGTGCAGGAAGCCATGGACATGTCCATGATCGCCCAGGCAGCAACCCTCGAGGCCCGCATCCCCTTCCTGAACGTCTTCGACGGCTTCCGCACTTCCCACGAAGTCCAGAAGATCGATGTGATCCCGGACGAGACCATCAAGGCGATGATCGATCCCGACCTCGTTCGCGCCCACCGCGCCCGCGGCCTTTCGCCGGATCGCCCCGTGATGCGCGGAACCGCCCAGAACCCGGACGTCTATTTCCAGGCTCGCGAGGCTGTCAACCCGTTCTACGCCGCCGCCCCCGGAATCGTCCAGAAGACGATGGACAAATTCGCCAAACTCACCGGCCGGCAGTACAACCTGTTCGACTACGTCGGTGCTCCGGACGCGGAGAACGTCATCGTGATGATGGGCTCCGGCTGCGAGACGGTGGAAGAGGCTGTTACCGCCCTCACCGCCAAAGGCCAGAAAATCGGGCTCATCAAGGTACGCCTCTATCGTCCGTTCCCGGGCGATGCGTTCCTTGCCGCGCTTCCCAAGACCGTGAAGCGCCTGGCTGTGATGGACCGAACCAAGGAGCCCGGCGGCACGGGCGAACCGCTCTACCAGGACGTGATCACGGCCATCAGCGAAGGCATGGTTTCCGGCAAGGCGCCGTTCACGGCATTCCCTGGCGTGTTCGGCGGCCGCTATGGTCTCTCCTCCAAGGAATTCACGCCGGCGATGGCCAAGGGCATCTACGACGAGCTGGCCAAGCCGGAGCCGAAGAACCACTTCACCGTCGGCATCGTGGACGACGTATCCAACACCAGCATCGACTACGATCCGTCCTTCACCACCGAACCCGATGACGTGGTCCGCGCGATGTTCTACGGACTCGGCGCCGACGGCACCGTGGGCGCAAACAAGAACACGATCAAAATTATCGGCGAGGAGACGCCGTTCTACGCACAGGGCTACTTCGTTTACGATTCGAAGAAGTCCGGCAGCGTGACGGTCTCCCACCTGCGCTTCGGCCCCCGCCCCATCAAGAGCACCTACCTCATCGACAAGGCGCAGTTCATCGGTATACACCAGTTCGAGTTCCTCGAGAAGTTCGACCTGCTGGACCGCGCGGCGGACGGCGCCGTGGTGTTGCTGAACTCCCCGTACGCGGCCGACCAGGTCTGGGGTGAACTCCCCTACTCCGTGCGCAAGACGATCGTCGATAAGAAGATCAAGCTGTACGTGATCGACGGGTACGAAGTGGCGAAAGCGACCGGAATGGGTGGCCGCATCAACACGATCATGCAGACCTGTTTCTTCGCGGTATCCGGCGTCCTGCCGAAGGATGAAGCGATCGCGCAGATCAAGAAGGCCATTCAGAAGAGCTACAGCAAGCGCGGCGAGGCCGTGGTCCAGAAGAACTTCGCGGCCGTTGACGCGGCGCTTAGCCACCTGCACCAGGTCGAGATTCCTGCCACAGCGGGCGAGGCCCGGGTGGACGAAGCGGTGGTGGGACAGGTGAACCTCTCCCCCGACGCCCCCGAGTTCATCCGCAAGGTCACCTCCGAAATGATTGCCGGCCGCGGCGACTTCCTGCCAGTCAGCGCAATGCCGACCGACGGCACATTCCCGGTGGGCACCACCAAATACGAAAAGCGCAACATTGCGTTGGAAGTGCCGGTGTGGGAGGAAGACCTCTGCATCCAGTGCGGCAAATGCGTTATGATCTGCCCGCACGCCTGTATCCGCGCGAAGGTTGCCGAAGAGAGCGATCTCGAGAACGCTCCCGCATCGTTCAAGACGGTCCCCGCCAAATGGAAAGAACTGCCCGATCGTCAGTTCGCCTTGCAGGTCTCCGTTGAGGACTGCACGGGCTGCACCCTGTGCGTGGAAATCTGCCCCGCCAAGGATAAGCAGAACCCGGCGCGCAAATCGCTCAACATGGCCGCGCAACGACCCATCCGCGAGCGGGAGATCAAGAACTGGGAGTTCTTCCTCAGCCTGCCGGACGAAGTGCCGGAACAGAGCATCCGCTTCAACAACGCGAAGAACATCCAGTTGCTCCAGCCGCTCTTCGAGTTCAGCGGCGCGTGCGCCGGCTGCGGCGAAACGCCCTACCTGAAGCTCCTGAGCCAGTTGTTCGGTGACCGCGCGGTCATCGCCAATGCCACGGGCTGCTCCAGCATCTACGGCGGCAACCTGCCCACAACACCGTGGACGACCAACAAGGAAGGCCGCGGCCCCGCGTGGAGCAACAGCCTCTTCGAGGATAACGCCGAGTTCGGTATGGGCATGGCGCTCACGATGGGCCAGCAGACCCGCTACGCCCAGCAGCTTGCCCAGGACCTCCGCGACTCGTACGGCTTCGACCTCTGGTATGAAATCGCGCACGCCGATCAGACCGACGATATCGGCCTCCACGCTCAGCGCTGCCGCGTTGAGGAACTGAAGACCCGCCTGCAGGGCAAGGAAGATCTGCCCGGCGTGAAGGATCTGCTCTCGCTCGCCGACATGCTGGTGAAGAAGAGCGTATGGATTATCGGCGGCGACGGTTGGGCCTACGACATCGGCTACGGCGGACTAGACCACGTCCTCTATAGCGGACACGACGTTAACGTGCTCGTTCTGGATACCGAAGTCTACTCCAACACCGGCGGCCAGGCCAGTAAGGCCACCCCACGCGGCTCCGTAGCGAAATTCGCCTCGGGCGGCCGCCAGAGCGCCAAGAAGGACCTCGGCCGGATGGCCATGGCCTACGGAAGCGTCTACGTGGCCCAGATCGCCATCGGCGCCAACGATACCCAGGCCATCAAGGCAATGATCGAGGCGGAGTCCTATCCGGGCTCGTCCCTGGTCATCGCTTACGGCCACTGCATCGCCCACGGCATGGACATGAGCACCGGTCTGAAGCACCAGAAGATGGCCGTTGATACCGGTTACTGGCCGCTGTACCGCTACAACCCGCGCCTCGCCGACGAGGGCAAGAACCCGTTCCAGCTCGACTGCCGCAAGCCGTCCCTGCCGCTGGAAGAGTACCTCTACACCGAAAGCCGCTACAAGAGCCTCAAGGATAAGGATCCGGAAGCCGCCGCGGAACTCCTGGTGCTTGCCAAGGAAGACATCGCCAAGCGCTGGGAGACCTACGAATACATGGCCGCCGAAGCCGGCCACGTGAAGAAGGAAGAACCAGTCGCCGCGTAA
- a CDS encoding response regulator transcription factor, with product MSTQPRDLGTPIKVAVLDANDLLREGMVVLLDRADGLVCCGDWRDAPAAMRDLRQTSPDVLIVDMKLPGQSSYRVLESLPNVAPHTKAIVMVDCRAEDCVVLNPRRYGERDLTRVAPQPFAAPDDCLQMALKIGAYGVLHSHCSFTYLVKAIRSVHSGHYWMEIPTANRLAEQYLMTLRPTMSASEGEVDRLTLRERQVATLVSQGRSNKEIARELHLGYSTVKNYVSSILEKLDLRDRTQIALFALEQNGAE from the coding sequence ATGAGCACACAACCCCGAGATCTAGGCACCCCCATCAAGGTCGCGGTTCTCGACGCGAATGACCTCTTGCGGGAAGGCATGGTTGTTCTACTGGACCGCGCCGACGGCCTCGTCTGCTGCGGAGATTGGCGGGATGCCCCCGCTGCGATGCGCGACCTCCGCCAGACCTCTCCCGACGTGCTGATCGTGGATATGAAGCTTCCCGGCCAATCGTCCTACCGCGTCCTGGAATCGTTGCCGAATGTCGCTCCGCACACGAAGGCGATCGTGATGGTGGACTGCCGTGCGGAGGATTGCGTGGTTCTGAACCCCCGCCGCTATGGCGAGCGCGATCTCACCCGCGTCGCGCCCCAGCCGTTTGCCGCCCCGGACGACTGCCTCCAGATGGCCCTCAAGATCGGCGCCTACGGCGTTTTGCACAGCCACTGCTCTTTCACATATCTGGTGAAGGCGATCCGGTCCGTGCACAGCGGGCACTACTGGATGGAGATTCCCACCGCCAACCGCCTGGCCGAACAGTATCTGATGACGCTGCGCCCAACGATGTCCGCATCGGAGGGCGAGGTCGATCGGCTGACCCTTCGCGAACGCCAGGTGGCCACGTTGGTTTCGCAGGGCCGCAGCAACAAGGAGATCGCGCGCGAACTCCACCTGGGGTACTCCACTGTGAAGAACTACGTGAGCAGCATCCTCGAGAAACTGGATCTACGCGACCGCACCCAGATCGCCCTCTTCGCCCTGGAGCAGAACGGCGCGGAGTAA
- a CDS encoding RHS repeat-associated core domain-containing protein produces MEDEILYDAFGNVVMRDLSTVGDYTVPTPTPFLWGGSHQYQADYESGLMLLGNRYYDPAIGRFISQDPAQDESNWYAYCGNNPLVAVDPIGLKLLYSGFKHHPKALTKIKAAIARIATTPRGKTLVNSAVNGRSTVTIQFDKENSGQTVVNGDDPKRQGMSSRGVNDPTATATILIDPNDHLLKNLPGDDGAGTVPWTTERVLAHELGHAVGAADDDGPGDMNNVLRNENPVAVALGQPHRGFYNFPTLFPYNPEGLKNP; encoded by the coding sequence GTGGAGGACGAAATCCTGTACGACGCCTTCGGAAACGTGGTGATGCGCGACCTCTCCACGGTCGGCGACTACACCGTTCCCACCCCCACCCCGTTCCTCTGGGGCGGCAGCCACCAGTACCAGGCGGACTACGAGAGCGGTCTAATGCTGCTGGGGAACCGGTATTACGATCCCGCCATCGGCCGGTTCATCAGCCAGGACCCGGCGCAGGACGAAAGCAACTGGTACGCCTACTGCGGCAACAACCCGCTGGTGGCGGTGGACCCGATTGGGCTCAAACTCCTGTATTCGGGTTTCAAGCATCATCCGAAGGCACTTACCAAAATTAAGGCGGCTATCGCAAGAATAGCTACGACCCCCCGGGGCAAGACTCTCGTCAACTCAGCAGTCAATGGCAGATCGACCGTTACAATTCAGTTCGACAAGGAAAATTCGGGCCAAACGGTTGTTAACGGGGATGATCCCAAACGCCAGGGTATGAGTTCAAGAGGCGTGAACGATCCAACGGCTACCGCGACAATACTGATAGATCCAAACGACCATCTTCTCAAGAACCTTCCGGGAGACGACGGCGCCGGGACAGTTCCGTGGACAACGGAGCGCGTTCTTGCCCACGAACTGGGACATGCTGTTGGTGCCGCTGACGATGACGGCCCTGGAGACATGAACAACGTGTTGCGGAACGAGAACCCCGTCGCCGTGGCGCTTGGACAGCCACATCGGGGTTTCTACAACTTCCCGACTCTATTCCCGTACAATCCAGAAGGGCTGAAGAATCCATGA